One segment of Drosophila ananassae strain 14024-0371.13 chromosome 3R, ASM1763931v2, whole genome shotgun sequence DNA contains the following:
- the LOC26514552 gene encoding thyrostimulin alpha-2 subunit codes for MRSAELLVLVSALFLLAESSMVGKDVWLRPGCHKVGNTRKISIPDCVEFTITTNACRGFCESYSVPSIPLAGVSLAGLFKPPKPVVSVGQCCNMMKSEEIQRRVLCIEGIRSVTFKSAVSCSCYHCKKD; via the exons ATGAGGTCGGCCGAATTACTTGTACTTGTGAGTGCCTTGTTCTTACTTGCCGAAAGCAGCATGGTAGGCAAAGATGTCTGGCTTCGTCCTGGATGCCACAAAGTTGGAAACACTAGAAAGATTTCTATTCCCGATTGTGTTGAGTTTACCATTACGACAAATGCGTGTCGCGGATTTTGCGAATCATACTCAGTGCCCTCAATCCCTTTGGCGGGAGTGTCATTAGCTGGTTTGTTTAAGCCACCAAAACCAGTCGTGAGTGTTGGGCAATGCTGTAACATGATGAAGTCCGAGGAG ATACAACGTCGTGTCTTGTGTATTGAGGGAATTCGTAGCGTTACATTTAAAAGTGCCGTATCATGCAGCTGCTATCATTGTAAAAAAGACTAA